One part of the Parambassis ranga chromosome 8, fParRan2.1, whole genome shotgun sequence genome encodes these proteins:
- the LOC114440353 gene encoding phosphoinositide 3-kinase regulatory subunit 5-like, translating to MMPMTEHSSCTEDRIQHVLERCLCNLGLSTPDKHLWDAGLCMNRWCLEELVKRDPHNFLILLQKILRKTKEVLQQCQYELVVPLTLLFSSTLLKAPYVAPDCGVLQEAYLLFCSFLAWPEPCSSACKRLLNVIQQELRAPGVSFQRLVRTEQGLSHDVSSSKTIMVLLVSPDDDVPPEVQSVSEQLSTTRHSSRDVTITLILHSFQAALGYEQDLQVLHAALQRKQPKELEQLLDAVTASMETATSAADFRTARQDLLHSLERLRDSLVDPADGCRDTGSAETLMFPVPKCHRCSWDSDNFDVLRDILAAEHDLDSPPDCFLKPETHEDDINDTSVDEEDELDGYKADDDFQSHRISSASSSSRDSGYSLSSSCSVPSGSSGVESDLSEDTAHEDAEDRQDSQPKPRKKPKKKSRSLLGMERFSMLFKTPRSPSNCRRAQSMGYRGDIGKDFQRIELKHSKSFTRPVLPAINPLSPQKHMCVRRRPILSCNEEILSDVPTLVKVVVFGGDKEAGRLARAYSDLQQKERQSPRLTKTCRLQFYFVPTRRTTGSPGGGGGGGGGHTLNEGSLTKPAAALDSNGVLLEDSTTDIAHMLGTMDPWYERNVLSLLSMSSDVLGQASSKDGDLTVSGGSVEQLPLLADMVLYYCRHAHQPILVQLYQAELTLAGGETRREVFIHSLELGHTAGTRAVKAMGSASKRFGIDKEREAVPLPLSVAYNKVAVSGRSQWVQREAVCTSINLHKACRTLEQPGLTESLQLTMAEVRKRQCSKSKKSYNQHISISEVKVDQVQVSGGEDGTTFAVCLDQDEKKFIQSVTRCEVSLCCKPGSGSDWRSYKPSPGQVQPLHPSYCSLLCLPITSFSASHP from the exons CTGGACTGTGTATGAACCGCTGGTGTTTGGAGGAACTGGTGAAGAGAGATCCTCACAACTTCCTCATCCTCCTACAGAAAATACTGAGGAAAACAAAGGAG GTGCTGCAGCAGTGTCAGTATGAGCTGGTGGTGCCTCTCACCCTCCTGTTCTCATCGACGCTCCTTAAA GCTCCGTACGTGGCTCCAGACTGCGGCGTGCTGCAGGAGGCCTACCTGCTGTTCTGCAGCTTCCTGGCCTGGCCAGAGCCGTGCAGCTCCGCCTGCAAACGTCTGCTGAATGTCATCCAGCAGGAGCTCCGAGCGCCAG gtgtttcatttcagaggctggtgcgcacagagcagggcctTTCCCACGACGTTAGCTCCTCCAAAACCAT aatgGTGCTGTTGGTGAGTCCAGACGATGACGTTCCTCCTGAGGTCCAGTCTGTCTCTGAGCAGCTGAGTACCACCCGTCACTCCAGTAGAGACGTCACCATCACTCTGATCCTGCACAGCTTCCAGGCTGCTCTGGGCTACGAGCAGGACCTGCAGGTTCTCCATGCCGCCCTGCAG AGAAAGCAGCCCaaggagctggagcagctccTGGATGCGGTGACCGCGAGCATGGAGACGGCGACCTCTGCAGCAGACTTCAGGACAGCTCGACAGGATCTACTCCACAGCCTGGAGAGGCTCAGAGACAGCTTGGTTGATCCTGCTGATGGTTGCAGAGACACTG GATCTGCTGAGACCCTCATGTTTCCTGTCCCAAAATGTCACAGGTGCTCATGGGACAGCGACAACTTCG ATGTTCTGAGGGACATCCTTGCAGCCGAACATGACCTGGATTCACCTCCAGACTGTTTCCTCAAACCTGAAACACACGAGGACGACATCAACGACACCAGTGTGGACGAGGAAGACGAGCTGGATGGATACAAAGCGGACGATGACTTTCAAAGCCACCGTATCTCCTCTgcgtcttcctcctccagggACTCCGGCTactctctgtcctccagctgctccgtGCCGTCCGGCTCGTCCGGAGTGGAAAGCGACCTTAGTGAGGACACGGCACATGAGGACGCCGAAGACAGACAAGACAGTCAACCCAAGCCTAGAAAGAAACCCAAAAAGAAGTCCAGGTCCCTCTTAGGCATGGAGCGCTTCTCTATGCTTTTCAAGACTCCTCGCAGTCCCAGCAACTGCCGCCGTGCGCAGAGCATGGGTTACCGTGGCGATATCGGAAAAGACTTTCAGAGAATTGAGCTGAAACACTCCAAGTCCTTCACCAGACCAGTCCTTCCTGCCATAAATCCTCTATCACCTCAGAAACACATGTGCGTCCGCAGGAGGCCGATCCTGAGCTGCAACGAGGAAATTCTGTCCGACGTGCCCACGCTGGTCAAAGTCGTGGTGTTTGGAGGCGACAAAGAGGCCGGCAGGCTCGCCAGAGCGTACAGCGACCTGCAGCAGAAAGAACGCCAAAGTCCACGACTCACCAagacctgcaggctgcagtttTACTTTGTCCCCACCAGAAGGACAACTGGGagtccaggaggaggaggaggaggaggaggaggacacacactgaatgaagGAAGTTTAACCAAACCTGCAGCCGCTTTG GACTCTAATGGCGTTTTACTGGAGGACAGTACCACAGATATCGCCCACATGTTGGGCACCATGGACCCCTGGTACGAGAGGAATGTCCTCAGTCTCCTCAGCATGTCCTCTGACGTCCTTGGTCAG GCTTCGTCTAAGGACGGCGACCTCACAGTGAGCGGCGGCAGCGTGgagcagctccccctgctggccgACATGGTGCTTTATTACTGCAGGCATGCACACCAGCCCATTCTGGTGCAGCTCTATCAGGCTGAg CTGACTCTGGCGGGTGGAGAGACGAGGAGGGAAGTGTTTATTCACTCTCTGGAGCTCGGGCACACAGCTGGAACCAGAGCTGTTAAAGCCATGG GTTCTGCCAGCAAAAGGTTTGGAATCGATAAAGAACGGGAGGCCGTCCCTTTACCACTAAGTGTTGCCTACAACAAG gtggcTGTTAGTGGGAGGAGTCAGTGGGTCCAAAGAGAAGCTGTCTGCACCTCAATCAATCTGCACAAAGCATGCAGGACGCTGGAGCAGCCAG GTTTAACAGAGAGTCTGCAGCTGACCATGGCAGAAGTCCGGAAGAGACAGTGCTCCAAGTCTAAGAAGAGCTACAACCAG CACATCTCCATATCAGAGGTGAAGGTGGACCAAGTGCAGGTGAGCGGTGGAGAGGACGGGACGACATTCGCCGTGTGTCTGGATCAGGACGAGAAGAAGTTCATCCAGAGTGTCACCAG gtgtgaggtgtctctgtgctgtaaaCCAGGAAGTGGGTCAGACTGGAGGTCCTACAAGCCGTCACCGGGACAAGTCCAACCTCTGCACCCGTCCTACTGCTCCCTGCTCTGCCTGCCCATCACCTCCTTCTCCGCCTCACATCCATGA
- the mfsd6l gene encoding major facilitator superfamily domain-containing protein 6-like isoform X2, which produces MNRNKQIDIKRALALAGTFRFLCSCADACLLPFLTLYFRQLGLTPAMTGIVMGARHFIALLWSPAAGLLAKVYNKRRAVIYGSVLFSVAAALLLLLVPPVKDLRTNICNTSEPSVGSTQGLPASSTAPQTSSVWTRAKEAPATSLPVTAVTTSSVSPEENTSVMDTNLATFQPSSSLVRKKRSEMKSEQPHEKVEKEMEVKEEESGLDFLGSLKTMDIQHQLFFLILIIMSLWEFVSAPLEWTVDDGLYEYLDFADASDRYSGSEVWGLLGAACGVGGTGLLVSQLSCFIAAETPRSAVHFYSYAGLAALTLPMASSLPLYLNKKRGRTSGLLKAVQLVQASPRALLCAITTSLVGVAVSSVDNFLLWQMQDHGSTELHMGLSLAVARLSQAAFPLLDTFVFKLLSPGRVLAVSAACLSLQSFYYSFLWGAWAALPAQLLSCFSSGALWWAVKVQCEDVATPGVERNVRRVYTSLSLQLGSGLGSLAGGFVVQRFGLAWLFRGAAAVLLVWCLCLQLLQWKAPRQRRINYSRLLAADMSEASDSESERDWLDKAMEDDRSNNNNYTQRTNH; this is translated from the coding sequence ATGAACAGGAACAAGCAGATCGACATCAAGCGCGCCCTCGCCCTCGCCGGCACCTTCCGCTTCCTGTGCTCCTGCGCCGACGCCTGCCTGCTCCCTTTCCTCACCCTGTACTTCAGACAGCTGGGCCTGACCCCCGCCATGACCGGCATCGTCATGGGCGCTCGACACTTCATCGCTCTGCTGTGGAGCCCCGCCGCAGGCCTGCTCGCCAAAGTCTACAACAAAAGGCGGGCGGTGATATACGGCTCTGTTTTGTTCTCTGTGGCCGCCgctctgcttctgctgctcGTCCCACCTGTTAAAGACCTACGGACGAACATCTGTAACACGTCTGAGCCGAGTGTGGGGTCAACACAAGGTCTGCCCGCGAGCAGCACTGCACCTCAGACATCGTCCGTGTGGACACGGGCTAAAGAAGCTCCTGCCACCTCACTTCCTGTGACGGCTGTGACGACGAGCAGCGTTTCCCCTGAGGAGAACACGTCAGTGATGGACACTAACTTAGCCACATTTCAACCCAGCAGCTCTTTGGTGAGAAAAAAGAGGTCTGAGATGAAATCTGAGCAACCACATGAGAAGGTGGAGAaagagatggaggtgaaggaggaggagagcggcCTGGACTTCCTGGGCAGCCTGAAGACGATGGACATCCAGCACCAGCTCTTCTTCTTGATCCTCATCATCATGTCGCTGTGGGAGTTTGTGTCGGCGCCTCTGGAGTGGACAGTGGATGATGGGCTGTATGAGTATCTGGACTTCGCGGATGCCTCGGACCGCTACAGCGGCAGCGAGGTGTGGGGTCTGCTGGGAGCGGCGTGTGGCGTTGGGGGAACAGGTCTGCTGGTGAGCCAGCTGAGTTGTTTCATAGCTGCTGAGACGCCGCGGAGCGCGGTGCACTTCTACAGCTATGCCGGGCTGGCAGCTCTGACGCTGCCCATGGCCTCCTCCCTGCCGCTGTACCTGAACAAGAAGCGGGGTCGAACCAGCGGGCTGCTGAAGGCTGTGCAGCTGGTGCAGGCCTCGCCGAGGGCGCTGCTCTGCGCCATCACCACCTCCCTGGTCGGGGTGGCGGTGTCATCCGTGGATAACTTCCTCCTGTGGCAGATGCAGGATCATGGGAGCACTGAGCTGCACATGGGCCTGTCTCTCGCCGTCGCTCGGCTCTCACAGGCCGCCTTCCCCCTGCTCGACACTTTCGTGTTCAAGCTTCTCAGCCCAGGCCGGGTGCTTGCGGTCAGCGCCGCCTGCCTCAGCTTGCAGAGCTTCTACTACTCCTTCCTGTGGGGAGCCTGGGCTGCACTTCCTGCACAGCTGCTGAGCTGTTTCAGCAGTGGCGCCCTCTGGTGGGCAGTGAAGGTGCAGTGCGAGGACGTCGCAACGCCGGGGGTCGAGAGGAACGTGAGGAGGGTCTACACCtccctgtctctgcagctgggAAGCGGACTGGGCAGCTTAGCAGGAGGGTTCGTGGTGCAGCGCTTCGGGCTGGCGTGGCTGTTCAGAGGGGCGGCGGCGGTCCTGCTGGTCTGGTGCCTCTGCCTACAGCTGCTCCAGTGGAAAGCTCCCCGCCAGCGCAGGATCAACTACTCCCGCCTTTTGGCAGCCGACATGAGTGAAGCCAGCGACTCTGAGTCGGAGAGAGACTGGCTGGATAAGGCGATGGAGGACGAcagaagcaacaacaacaactacacacagaggaCAAACCACtga
- the mfsd6l gene encoding major facilitator superfamily domain-containing protein 6-like isoform X1, translated as MSLSPCDTRQTAICSATMNRNKQIDIKRALALAGTFRFLCSCADACLLPFLTLYFRQLGLTPAMTGIVMGARHFIALLWSPAAGLLAKVYNKRRAVIYGSVLFSVAAALLLLLVPPVKDLRTNICNTSEPSVGSTQGLPASSTAPQTSSVWTRAKEAPATSLPVTAVTTSSVSPEENTSVMDTNLATFQPSSSLVRKKRSEMKSEQPHEKVEKEMEVKEEESGLDFLGSLKTMDIQHQLFFLILIIMSLWEFVSAPLEWTVDDGLYEYLDFADASDRYSGSEVWGLLGAACGVGGTGLLVSQLSCFIAAETPRSAVHFYSYAGLAALTLPMASSLPLYLNKKRGRTSGLLKAVQLVQASPRALLCAITTSLVGVAVSSVDNFLLWQMQDHGSTELHMGLSLAVARLSQAAFPLLDTFVFKLLSPGRVLAVSAACLSLQSFYYSFLWGAWAALPAQLLSCFSSGALWWAVKVQCEDVATPGVERNVRRVYTSLSLQLGSGLGSLAGGFVVQRFGLAWLFRGAAAVLLVWCLCLQLLQWKAPRQRRINYSRLLAADMSEASDSESERDWLDKAMEDDRSNNNNYTQRTNH; from the exons atg agtttgAGTCCATGTGACACCCGTCAGACAGCTATCTGCTCCGCCACCATGAACAGGAACAAGCAGATCGACATCAAGCGCGCCCTCGCCCTCGCCGGCACCTTCCGCTTCCTGTGCTCCTGCGCCGACGCCTGCCTGCTCCCTTTCCTCACCCTGTACTTCAGACAGCTGGGCCTGACCCCCGCCATGACCGGCATCGTCATGGGCGCTCGACACTTCATCGCTCTGCTGTGGAGCCCCGCCGCAGGCCTGCTCGCCAAAGTCTACAACAAAAGGCGGGCGGTGATATACGGCTCTGTTTTGTTCTCTGTGGCCGCCgctctgcttctgctgctcGTCCCACCTGTTAAAGACCTACGGACGAACATCTGTAACACGTCTGAGCCGAGTGTGGGGTCAACACAAGGTCTGCCCGCGAGCAGCACTGCACCTCAGACATCGTCCGTGTGGACACGGGCTAAAGAAGCTCCTGCCACCTCACTTCCTGTGACGGCTGTGACGACGAGCAGCGTTTCCCCTGAGGAGAACACGTCAGTGATGGACACTAACTTAGCCACATTTCAACCCAGCAGCTCTTTGGTGAGAAAAAAGAGGTCTGAGATGAAATCTGAGCAACCACATGAGAAGGTGGAGAaagagatggaggtgaaggaggaggagagcggcCTGGACTTCCTGGGCAGCCTGAAGACGATGGACATCCAGCACCAGCTCTTCTTCTTGATCCTCATCATCATGTCGCTGTGGGAGTTTGTGTCGGCGCCTCTGGAGTGGACAGTGGATGATGGGCTGTATGAGTATCTGGACTTCGCGGATGCCTCGGACCGCTACAGCGGCAGCGAGGTGTGGGGTCTGCTGGGAGCGGCGTGTGGCGTTGGGGGAACAGGTCTGCTGGTGAGCCAGCTGAGTTGTTTCATAGCTGCTGAGACGCCGCGGAGCGCGGTGCACTTCTACAGCTATGCCGGGCTGGCAGCTCTGACGCTGCCCATGGCCTCCTCCCTGCCGCTGTACCTGAACAAGAAGCGGGGTCGAACCAGCGGGCTGCTGAAGGCTGTGCAGCTGGTGCAGGCCTCGCCGAGGGCGCTGCTCTGCGCCATCACCACCTCCCTGGTCGGGGTGGCGGTGTCATCCGTGGATAACTTCCTCCTGTGGCAGATGCAGGATCATGGGAGCACTGAGCTGCACATGGGCCTGTCTCTCGCCGTCGCTCGGCTCTCACAGGCCGCCTTCCCCCTGCTCGACACTTTCGTGTTCAAGCTTCTCAGCCCAGGCCGGGTGCTTGCGGTCAGCGCCGCCTGCCTCAGCTTGCAGAGCTTCTACTACTCCTTCCTGTGGGGAGCCTGGGCTGCACTTCCTGCACAGCTGCTGAGCTGTTTCAGCAGTGGCGCCCTCTGGTGGGCAGTGAAGGTGCAGTGCGAGGACGTCGCAACGCCGGGGGTCGAGAGGAACGTGAGGAGGGTCTACACCtccctgtctctgcagctgggAAGCGGACTGGGCAGCTTAGCAGGAGGGTTCGTGGTGCAGCGCTTCGGGCTGGCGTGGCTGTTCAGAGGGGCGGCGGCGGTCCTGCTGGTCTGGTGCCTCTGCCTACAGCTGCTCCAGTGGAAAGCTCCCCGCCAGCGCAGGATCAACTACTCCCGCCTTTTGGCAGCCGACATGAGTGAAGCCAGCGACTCTGAGTCGGAGAGAGACTGGCTGGATAAGGCGATGGAGGACGAcagaagcaacaacaacaactacacacagaggaCAAACCACtga